From the Dunckerocampus dactyliophorus isolate RoL2022-P2 chromosome 12, RoL_Ddac_1.1, whole genome shotgun sequence genome, one window contains:
- the zgc:113149 gene encoding uncharacterized protein zgc:113149 isoform X2 — protein sequence MVRTCNYPGCNNKNESPYAFHRFPVTDIAIRQLWLLAIGYSTRTKVARMKELRVCNAHFSEDDYVPKDPGKRKKRILKSSAVPTPQASSPFAMAATTAQSEASFYSNPEEVDQVFSGLPQSTPLESRDKSQQLKLVLTSPAETVLRTKPSTSGTYLAPPPTWTQSQKMGPKRKQSVEQKRLASRVRMRAYRARQAFKRAAAANHLFLQRLNFAASEQEDLVGGDSDWMPSRADYEVDTSVPAMSTSWNEEDDDFKVGGARGLRSKPRFSFSEVKLLLEAVRENRYILLRKFNHGVSSEAKKQKWAEITDQINNLGQNYREVRQIMKKWADLKCDGKRRLLALHAPNGSAERRRRKSSLGPVEKMVHEILLLSPKRGNSDVNLGGEDEDSKLSMEQGGNMSPSYPYPAPNSTLALPGGLSLDFSPLSSPEKEHSGDPFHSSSDFDQQEDAEPSMDFDDNDNSTSTFSYRSSFLPPTDNAQASSKPIQTYSRNQNYNATTSKAHGPPLFESDAASSPAAPLPSYSPSGANIRACTSSSSSPLAPPTTSLAANGSSQPISSYSSIPPPSNHLASSHIKHAQASDQTQPDHLPSGHKAQSRVAQLACLSVQQQRATRHLLSSVSRSLETLAQSVQLLVESQQEFVQESLLLQRETVDILKDFSNTALTMMRDKSNSGQARHPSASNI from the exons atggtgCGGACTTGTAATTATCCAGGCTGTAACAACAAGAATGAATCGCCCTATGCATTCCATCGCTTTCCTGTCACGGACATTGCTATCAGGCAACTTTGGCTTCTTGCCATTGGATATAGCACAAGAACCAAAGTGGCACGGATGAAAGAGCTTCGTGTGTGTAATGCACACTTCAGCGAGGACGATTACGTTCCTAAAGACccaggaaagaggaagaaacgTATTTTGAAGAGTTCTGCTGTTCCAACACCCCAG GCTAGCTCTCCTTTTGCAATGGCTGCAACAACAGCACAATCTGAGGCCAGTTTTTATTCAAACCCTGAAGAAGTGGACCAAGTGTTTTCTGGACTCCCTCAGTCCACCCCGCTGGAGTCCAGAGATAAAAGTCAACAATTGAAGTTGGTTCTCACCAGCCCTGCGGAAACTGTTCTGAGAACAAAGCCTTCAACATCTGGTACATACCTAGCCCCACCTCCCACCTGGACACAGTCACAG AAGATGGgcccaaaaagaaaacaaagtgtGGAACAAAAACGCTTGGCCAGCCGAGTGAGGATGCGTGCGTACAGAGCTCGACAAGCCTTCAAgcgtgctgctgctgccaaCCATTTGTTTTTGCAGAGACTAAACTTTGCTGCTAGT GAGCAGGAAGATCTGGTGGGAGGCGACAGCGACTGGATGCCAAGCCGTGCAGACTACGAGGTGGACACCAGCGTGCCAGCCATGTCGACCTCGTGGAACGAGGAAGATGATGACTTCAAGGTGGGAGGAGCCAGAGGGCTGAGGTCCAAGCCGAGGTTCTCCTTCTCGGAGGTCAAACTCCTGCTGGAGGCGGTCAGAGAGAACCGATACATCCTTCTCA GGAAGTTTAATCATGGCGTGTCATCAGAAGCCAAGAAACAGAAGTGGGCAGAGATCACAGACCAGATCAACAATCTGGGGCAGAACTACAGAGAG GTGCGTCAGATCATGAAGAAATGGGCAGACCTTAAGTGCGATGGCAAGCGACGCCTCCTGGCCCTCCACGCCCCCAACGGCTCCGCCGAGAGGAGACGAAGGAAGTCGTCGTTGGGCCCCGTGGAGAAGATGGTCCATGAGATCCTGCTCTTGAGTCCCAAAAGAG GCAACAGTGACGTGAACTTGGGAGGTGAAGATGAAGATTCAAAGTTATCCATGGAGCAAGGAGGCAACATGAGCCCTTCCTACCCCTACCCTGCGCCCAATAGCACCCTCGCCCTTCCTGGAGGACTTTCCTTGGACTTCTCTCCTCTGTCCTCGCCGGAGAAGGAACACAGCG GCGACCCGTTCCATTCATCATCCGACTTTGACCAGCAGGAGGATGCTG aacCTTCCATGGACTTTGACGACAATGACAACTCCACCTCCACCTTTTCCTACCGGTCCTCCTTCCTCCCGCCCACTGACAACGCGCAGGCGAGTAGCAAGCCGATACAGACCTACTCCAGAAACCAGAACTACAACGCGACCACCTCAAAAGCGCACGGACCCCCCCTTTTTGAGTCGGACGCTGCCTCGTCTCCTGCTGCGCCTCTGCCATCGTACTCTCCCTCAGGCGCCAACATCCGTGCGTGCACCTCCTCTTCGTCTTCCCCACTGGCCCCGCCCACCACCTCCTTAGCAGCCAATGGCTCCTCTCAGCCTATATCCTCCTATTCCAGCATCCCGCCACCTTCTAATCATCTCGCTTCCTCTCACATCAAGCACGCTCAGGCCTCAGACCAGACCCAGCCGGACCACCTCCCGTCAGGTCACAAGGCCCAGTCCCGTGTGGCCCAGCTGGCGTGTCTTAGCGTGCAGCAGCAGCGGGCAACCCGGCATCTGCTCTCCTCCGTGTCTCGCTCGCTGGAGACGTTGGCCCAGTCGGTGCAGCTGTTGGTGGAGAGCCAGCAGGAGTTTGTCCAGGAGTCGCTGCTCCTGCAGAGGGAGACCGTAGACATCCTGAAGGACTTCTCCAACACAGCGCTGACCATGATGCGTGACAAGTCCAACAGTGGACAGGCTCGCCATCCGTCAGCTTCGAACATCTGA
- the zgc:113149 gene encoding uncharacterized protein zgc:113149 isoform X3, whose product MVRTCNYPGCNNKNESPYAFHRFPVTDIAIRQLWLLAIGYSTRTKVARMKELRVCNAHFSEDDYVPKDPGKRKKRILKSSAVPTPQASSPFAMAATTAQSEASFYSNPEEVDQVFSGLPQSTPLESRDKSQQLKLVLTSPAETVLRTKPSTSGTYLAPPPTWTQSQKMGPKRKQSVEQKRLASRVRMRAYRARQAFKRAAAANHLFLQRLNFAASEDLVGGDSDWMPSRADYEVDTSVPAMSTSWNEEDDDFKVGGARGLRSKPRFSFSEVKLLLEAVRENRYILLRKFNHGVSSEAKKQKWAEITDQINNLGQNYREVRQIMKKWADLKCDGKRRLLALHAPNGSAERRRRKSSLGPVEKMVHEILLLSPKREGNSDVNLGGEDEDSKLSMEQGGNMSPSYPYPAPNSTLALPGGLSLDFSPLSSPEKEHSGDPFHSSSDFDQQEDAEPSMDFDDNDNSTSTFSYRSSFLPPTDNAQASSKPIQTYSRNQNYNATTSKAHGPPLFESDAASSPAAPLPSYSPSGANIRACTSSSSSPLAPPTTSLAANGSSQPISSYSSIPPPSNHLASSHIKHAQASDQTQPDHLPSGHKAQSRVAQLACLSVQQQRATRHLLSSVSRSLETLAQSVQLLVESQQEFVQESLLLQRETVDILKDFSNTALTMMRDKSNSGQARHPSASNI is encoded by the exons atggtgCGGACTTGTAATTATCCAGGCTGTAACAACAAGAATGAATCGCCCTATGCATTCCATCGCTTTCCTGTCACGGACATTGCTATCAGGCAACTTTGGCTTCTTGCCATTGGATATAGCACAAGAACCAAAGTGGCACGGATGAAAGAGCTTCGTGTGTGTAATGCACACTTCAGCGAGGACGATTACGTTCCTAAAGACccaggaaagaggaagaaacgTATTTTGAAGAGTTCTGCTGTTCCAACACCCCAG GCTAGCTCTCCTTTTGCAATGGCTGCAACAACAGCACAATCTGAGGCCAGTTTTTATTCAAACCCTGAAGAAGTGGACCAAGTGTTTTCTGGACTCCCTCAGTCCACCCCGCTGGAGTCCAGAGATAAAAGTCAACAATTGAAGTTGGTTCTCACCAGCCCTGCGGAAACTGTTCTGAGAACAAAGCCTTCAACATCTGGTACATACCTAGCCCCACCTCCCACCTGGACACAGTCACAG AAGATGGgcccaaaaagaaaacaaagtgtGGAACAAAAACGCTTGGCCAGCCGAGTGAGGATGCGTGCGTACAGAGCTCGACAAGCCTTCAAgcgtgctgctgctgccaaCCATTTGTTTTTGCAGAGACTAAACTTTGCTGCTAGT GAAGATCTGGTGGGAGGCGACAGCGACTGGATGCCAAGCCGTGCAGACTACGAGGTGGACACCAGCGTGCCAGCCATGTCGACCTCGTGGAACGAGGAAGATGATGACTTCAAGGTGGGAGGAGCCAGAGGGCTGAGGTCCAAGCCGAGGTTCTCCTTCTCGGAGGTCAAACTCCTGCTGGAGGCGGTCAGAGAGAACCGATACATCCTTCTCA GGAAGTTTAATCATGGCGTGTCATCAGAAGCCAAGAAACAGAAGTGGGCAGAGATCACAGACCAGATCAACAATCTGGGGCAGAACTACAGAGAG GTGCGTCAGATCATGAAGAAATGGGCAGACCTTAAGTGCGATGGCAAGCGACGCCTCCTGGCCCTCCACGCCCCCAACGGCTCCGCCGAGAGGAGACGAAGGAAGTCGTCGTTGGGCCCCGTGGAGAAGATGGTCCATGAGATCCTGCTCTTGAGTCCCAAAAGAG AAGGCAACAGTGACGTGAACTTGGGAGGTGAAGATGAAGATTCAAAGTTATCCATGGAGCAAGGAGGCAACATGAGCCCTTCCTACCCCTACCCTGCGCCCAATAGCACCCTCGCCCTTCCTGGAGGACTTTCCTTGGACTTCTCTCCTCTGTCCTCGCCGGAGAAGGAACACAGCG GCGACCCGTTCCATTCATCATCCGACTTTGACCAGCAGGAGGATGCTG aacCTTCCATGGACTTTGACGACAATGACAACTCCACCTCCACCTTTTCCTACCGGTCCTCCTTCCTCCCGCCCACTGACAACGCGCAGGCGAGTAGCAAGCCGATACAGACCTACTCCAGAAACCAGAACTACAACGCGACCACCTCAAAAGCGCACGGACCCCCCCTTTTTGAGTCGGACGCTGCCTCGTCTCCTGCTGCGCCTCTGCCATCGTACTCTCCCTCAGGCGCCAACATCCGTGCGTGCACCTCCTCTTCGTCTTCCCCACTGGCCCCGCCCACCACCTCCTTAGCAGCCAATGGCTCCTCTCAGCCTATATCCTCCTATTCCAGCATCCCGCCACCTTCTAATCATCTCGCTTCCTCTCACATCAAGCACGCTCAGGCCTCAGACCAGACCCAGCCGGACCACCTCCCGTCAGGTCACAAGGCCCAGTCCCGTGTGGCCCAGCTGGCGTGTCTTAGCGTGCAGCAGCAGCGGGCAACCCGGCATCTGCTCTCCTCCGTGTCTCGCTCGCTGGAGACGTTGGCCCAGTCGGTGCAGCTGTTGGTGGAGAGCCAGCAGGAGTTTGTCCAGGAGTCGCTGCTCCTGCAGAGGGAGACCGTAGACATCCTGAAGGACTTCTCCAACACAGCGCTGACCATGATGCGTGACAAGTCCAACAGTGGACAGGCTCGCCATCCGTCAGCTTCGAACATCTGA
- the zgc:113149 gene encoding uncharacterized protein zgc:113149 isoform X9, giving the protein MAALTSSLCESDDAEAALSPWPHIRSMFALQSTKTNVHVMRCQLCLPKLVYISAYKNSTSNLKKHLQRIHPNDVSRYTDLIESRKKRKSSSEEPPMKNTRVTTVSHWEQEDLVGGDSDWMPSRADYEVDTSVPAMSTSWNEEDDDFKVGGARGLRSKPRFSFSEVKLLLEAVRENRYILLRKFNHGVSSEAKKQKWAEITDQINNLGQNYREVRQIMKKWADLKCDGKRRLLALHAPNGSAERRRRKSSLGPVEKMVHEILLLSPKREGNSDVNLGGEDEDSKLSMEQGGNMSPSYPYPAPNSTLALPGGLSLDFSPLSSPEKEHSGDPFHSSSDFDQQEDAEPSMDFDDNDNSTSTFSYRSSFLPPTDNAQASSKPIQTYSRNQNYNATTSKAHGPPLFESDAASSPAAPLPSYSPSGANIRACTSSSSSPLAPPTTSLAANGSSQPISSYSSIPPPSNHLASSHIKHAQASDQTQPDHLPSGHKAQSRVAQLACLSVQQQRATRHLLSSVSRSLETLAQSVQLLVESQQEFVQESLLLQRETVDILKDFSNTALTMMRDKSNSGQARHPSASNI; this is encoded by the exons ATGGCAGCGCTAACATCGAGCTTGTGCGAATCAGACGATGCAGAAGCCGCTTTGAGCCCCTGGCCGCACATTCGTTCCATGTTTGCTTTGCAAAGCACGAAGACGAACGTCCATGTGATGCGCTGTCAGCTTTGTCTGCCCAAGCTGGTGTACATTTCCGCCTACAAGAACTCCACTTCCAATTTGAAAAAACACCTTCAG AGGATTCACCCCAACGATGTGAGCAGGTATACAGACTTAATCGAGTCCCGCAAGAAGAGAAAGTCCTCCTCTGAGGAACCTCCGATGAAGAATACAAGGGTCACCACTGTTTCTCACTGG GAGCAGGAAGATCTGGTGGGAGGCGACAGCGACTGGATGCCAAGCCGTGCAGACTACGAGGTGGACACCAGCGTGCCAGCCATGTCGACCTCGTGGAACGAGGAAGATGATGACTTCAAGGTGGGAGGAGCCAGAGGGCTGAGGTCCAAGCCGAGGTTCTCCTTCTCGGAGGTCAAACTCCTGCTGGAGGCGGTCAGAGAGAACCGATACATCCTTCTCA GGAAGTTTAATCATGGCGTGTCATCAGAAGCCAAGAAACAGAAGTGGGCAGAGATCACAGACCAGATCAACAATCTGGGGCAGAACTACAGAGAG GTGCGTCAGATCATGAAGAAATGGGCAGACCTTAAGTGCGATGGCAAGCGACGCCTCCTGGCCCTCCACGCCCCCAACGGCTCCGCCGAGAGGAGACGAAGGAAGTCGTCGTTGGGCCCCGTGGAGAAGATGGTCCATGAGATCCTGCTCTTGAGTCCCAAAAGAG AAGGCAACAGTGACGTGAACTTGGGAGGTGAAGATGAAGATTCAAAGTTATCCATGGAGCAAGGAGGCAACATGAGCCCTTCCTACCCCTACCCTGCGCCCAATAGCACCCTCGCCCTTCCTGGAGGACTTTCCTTGGACTTCTCTCCTCTGTCCTCGCCGGAGAAGGAACACAGCG GCGACCCGTTCCATTCATCATCCGACTTTGACCAGCAGGAGGATGCTG aacCTTCCATGGACTTTGACGACAATGACAACTCCACCTCCACCTTTTCCTACCGGTCCTCCTTCCTCCCGCCCACTGACAACGCGCAGGCGAGTAGCAAGCCGATACAGACCTACTCCAGAAACCAGAACTACAACGCGACCACCTCAAAAGCGCACGGACCCCCCCTTTTTGAGTCGGACGCTGCCTCGTCTCCTGCTGCGCCTCTGCCATCGTACTCTCCCTCAGGCGCCAACATCCGTGCGTGCACCTCCTCTTCGTCTTCCCCACTGGCCCCGCCCACCACCTCCTTAGCAGCCAATGGCTCCTCTCAGCCTATATCCTCCTATTCCAGCATCCCGCCACCTTCTAATCATCTCGCTTCCTCTCACATCAAGCACGCTCAGGCCTCAGACCAGACCCAGCCGGACCACCTCCCGTCAGGTCACAAGGCCCAGTCCCGTGTGGCCCAGCTGGCGTGTCTTAGCGTGCAGCAGCAGCGGGCAACCCGGCATCTGCTCTCCTCCGTGTCTCGCTCGCTGGAGACGTTGGCCCAGTCGGTGCAGCTGTTGGTGGAGAGCCAGCAGGAGTTTGTCCAGGAGTCGCTGCTCCTGCAGAGGGAGACCGTAGACATCCTGAAGGACTTCTCCAACACAGCGCTGACCATGATGCGTGACAAGTCCAACAGTGGACAGGCTCGCCATCCGTCAGCTTCGAACATCTGA
- the zgc:113149 gene encoding uncharacterized protein zgc:113149 isoform X1 yields MVRTCNYPGCNNKNESPYAFHRFPVTDIAIRQLWLLAIGYSTRTKVARMKELRVCNAHFSEDDYVPKDPGKRKKRILKSSAVPTPQASSPFAMAATTAQSEASFYSNPEEVDQVFSGLPQSTPLESRDKSQQLKLVLTSPAETVLRTKPSTSGTYLAPPPTWTQSQKMGPKRKQSVEQKRLASRVRMRAYRARQAFKRAAAANHLFLQRLNFAASEQEDLVGGDSDWMPSRADYEVDTSVPAMSTSWNEEDDDFKVGGARGLRSKPRFSFSEVKLLLEAVRENRYILLRKFNHGVSSEAKKQKWAEITDQINNLGQNYREVRQIMKKWADLKCDGKRRLLALHAPNGSAERRRRKSSLGPVEKMVHEILLLSPKREGNSDVNLGGEDEDSKLSMEQGGNMSPSYPYPAPNSTLALPGGLSLDFSPLSSPEKEHSGDPFHSSSDFDQQEDAEPSMDFDDNDNSTSTFSYRSSFLPPTDNAQASSKPIQTYSRNQNYNATTSKAHGPPLFESDAASSPAAPLPSYSPSGANIRACTSSSSSPLAPPTTSLAANGSSQPISSYSSIPPPSNHLASSHIKHAQASDQTQPDHLPSGHKAQSRVAQLACLSVQQQRATRHLLSSVSRSLETLAQSVQLLVESQQEFVQESLLLQRETVDILKDFSNTALTMMRDKSNSGQARHPSASNI; encoded by the exons atggtgCGGACTTGTAATTATCCAGGCTGTAACAACAAGAATGAATCGCCCTATGCATTCCATCGCTTTCCTGTCACGGACATTGCTATCAGGCAACTTTGGCTTCTTGCCATTGGATATAGCACAAGAACCAAAGTGGCACGGATGAAAGAGCTTCGTGTGTGTAATGCACACTTCAGCGAGGACGATTACGTTCCTAAAGACccaggaaagaggaagaaacgTATTTTGAAGAGTTCTGCTGTTCCAACACCCCAG GCTAGCTCTCCTTTTGCAATGGCTGCAACAACAGCACAATCTGAGGCCAGTTTTTATTCAAACCCTGAAGAAGTGGACCAAGTGTTTTCTGGACTCCCTCAGTCCACCCCGCTGGAGTCCAGAGATAAAAGTCAACAATTGAAGTTGGTTCTCACCAGCCCTGCGGAAACTGTTCTGAGAACAAAGCCTTCAACATCTGGTACATACCTAGCCCCACCTCCCACCTGGACACAGTCACAG AAGATGGgcccaaaaagaaaacaaagtgtGGAACAAAAACGCTTGGCCAGCCGAGTGAGGATGCGTGCGTACAGAGCTCGACAAGCCTTCAAgcgtgctgctgctgccaaCCATTTGTTTTTGCAGAGACTAAACTTTGCTGCTAGT GAGCAGGAAGATCTGGTGGGAGGCGACAGCGACTGGATGCCAAGCCGTGCAGACTACGAGGTGGACACCAGCGTGCCAGCCATGTCGACCTCGTGGAACGAGGAAGATGATGACTTCAAGGTGGGAGGAGCCAGAGGGCTGAGGTCCAAGCCGAGGTTCTCCTTCTCGGAGGTCAAACTCCTGCTGGAGGCGGTCAGAGAGAACCGATACATCCTTCTCA GGAAGTTTAATCATGGCGTGTCATCAGAAGCCAAGAAACAGAAGTGGGCAGAGATCACAGACCAGATCAACAATCTGGGGCAGAACTACAGAGAG GTGCGTCAGATCATGAAGAAATGGGCAGACCTTAAGTGCGATGGCAAGCGACGCCTCCTGGCCCTCCACGCCCCCAACGGCTCCGCCGAGAGGAGACGAAGGAAGTCGTCGTTGGGCCCCGTGGAGAAGATGGTCCATGAGATCCTGCTCTTGAGTCCCAAAAGAG AAGGCAACAGTGACGTGAACTTGGGAGGTGAAGATGAAGATTCAAAGTTATCCATGGAGCAAGGAGGCAACATGAGCCCTTCCTACCCCTACCCTGCGCCCAATAGCACCCTCGCCCTTCCTGGAGGACTTTCCTTGGACTTCTCTCCTCTGTCCTCGCCGGAGAAGGAACACAGCG GCGACCCGTTCCATTCATCATCCGACTTTGACCAGCAGGAGGATGCTG aacCTTCCATGGACTTTGACGACAATGACAACTCCACCTCCACCTTTTCCTACCGGTCCTCCTTCCTCCCGCCCACTGACAACGCGCAGGCGAGTAGCAAGCCGATACAGACCTACTCCAGAAACCAGAACTACAACGCGACCACCTCAAAAGCGCACGGACCCCCCCTTTTTGAGTCGGACGCTGCCTCGTCTCCTGCTGCGCCTCTGCCATCGTACTCTCCCTCAGGCGCCAACATCCGTGCGTGCACCTCCTCTTCGTCTTCCCCACTGGCCCCGCCCACCACCTCCTTAGCAGCCAATGGCTCCTCTCAGCCTATATCCTCCTATTCCAGCATCCCGCCACCTTCTAATCATCTCGCTTCCTCTCACATCAAGCACGCTCAGGCCTCAGACCAGACCCAGCCGGACCACCTCCCGTCAGGTCACAAGGCCCAGTCCCGTGTGGCCCAGCTGGCGTGTCTTAGCGTGCAGCAGCAGCGGGCAACCCGGCATCTGCTCTCCTCCGTGTCTCGCTCGCTGGAGACGTTGGCCCAGTCGGTGCAGCTGTTGGTGGAGAGCCAGCAGGAGTTTGTCCAGGAGTCGCTGCTCCTGCAGAGGGAGACCGTAGACATCCTGAAGGACTTCTCCAACACAGCGCTGACCATGATGCGTGACAAGTCCAACAGTGGACAGGCTCGCCATCCGTCAGCTTCGAACATCTGA
- the zgc:113149 gene encoding uncharacterized protein zgc:113149 isoform X10, whose protein sequence is MAALTSSLCESDDAEAALSPWPHIRSMFALQSTKTNVHVMRCQLCLPKLVYISAYKNSTSNLKKHLQRIHPNDVSRYTDLIESRKKRKSSSEEPPMKNTRVTTVSHWEDLVGGDSDWMPSRADYEVDTSVPAMSTSWNEEDDDFKVGGARGLRSKPRFSFSEVKLLLEAVRENRYILLRKFNHGVSSEAKKQKWAEITDQINNLGQNYREVRQIMKKWADLKCDGKRRLLALHAPNGSAERRRRKSSLGPVEKMVHEILLLSPKREGNSDVNLGGEDEDSKLSMEQGGNMSPSYPYPAPNSTLALPGGLSLDFSPLSSPEKEHSGDPFHSSSDFDQQEDAEPSMDFDDNDNSTSTFSYRSSFLPPTDNAQASSKPIQTYSRNQNYNATTSKAHGPPLFESDAASSPAAPLPSYSPSGANIRACTSSSSSPLAPPTTSLAANGSSQPISSYSSIPPPSNHLASSHIKHAQASDQTQPDHLPSGHKAQSRVAQLACLSVQQQRATRHLLSSVSRSLETLAQSVQLLVESQQEFVQESLLLQRETVDILKDFSNTALTMMRDKSNSGQARHPSASNI, encoded by the exons ATGGCAGCGCTAACATCGAGCTTGTGCGAATCAGACGATGCAGAAGCCGCTTTGAGCCCCTGGCCGCACATTCGTTCCATGTTTGCTTTGCAAAGCACGAAGACGAACGTCCATGTGATGCGCTGTCAGCTTTGTCTGCCCAAGCTGGTGTACATTTCCGCCTACAAGAACTCCACTTCCAATTTGAAAAAACACCTTCAG AGGATTCACCCCAACGATGTGAGCAGGTATACAGACTTAATCGAGTCCCGCAAGAAGAGAAAGTCCTCCTCTGAGGAACCTCCGATGAAGAATACAAGGGTCACCACTGTTTCTCACTGG GAAGATCTGGTGGGAGGCGACAGCGACTGGATGCCAAGCCGTGCAGACTACGAGGTGGACACCAGCGTGCCAGCCATGTCGACCTCGTGGAACGAGGAAGATGATGACTTCAAGGTGGGAGGAGCCAGAGGGCTGAGGTCCAAGCCGAGGTTCTCCTTCTCGGAGGTCAAACTCCTGCTGGAGGCGGTCAGAGAGAACCGATACATCCTTCTCA GGAAGTTTAATCATGGCGTGTCATCAGAAGCCAAGAAACAGAAGTGGGCAGAGATCACAGACCAGATCAACAATCTGGGGCAGAACTACAGAGAG GTGCGTCAGATCATGAAGAAATGGGCAGACCTTAAGTGCGATGGCAAGCGACGCCTCCTGGCCCTCCACGCCCCCAACGGCTCCGCCGAGAGGAGACGAAGGAAGTCGTCGTTGGGCCCCGTGGAGAAGATGGTCCATGAGATCCTGCTCTTGAGTCCCAAAAGAG AAGGCAACAGTGACGTGAACTTGGGAGGTGAAGATGAAGATTCAAAGTTATCCATGGAGCAAGGAGGCAACATGAGCCCTTCCTACCCCTACCCTGCGCCCAATAGCACCCTCGCCCTTCCTGGAGGACTTTCCTTGGACTTCTCTCCTCTGTCCTCGCCGGAGAAGGAACACAGCG GCGACCCGTTCCATTCATCATCCGACTTTGACCAGCAGGAGGATGCTG aacCTTCCATGGACTTTGACGACAATGACAACTCCACCTCCACCTTTTCCTACCGGTCCTCCTTCCTCCCGCCCACTGACAACGCGCAGGCGAGTAGCAAGCCGATACAGACCTACTCCAGAAACCAGAACTACAACGCGACCACCTCAAAAGCGCACGGACCCCCCCTTTTTGAGTCGGACGCTGCCTCGTCTCCTGCTGCGCCTCTGCCATCGTACTCTCCCTCAGGCGCCAACATCCGTGCGTGCACCTCCTCTTCGTCTTCCCCACTGGCCCCGCCCACCACCTCCTTAGCAGCCAATGGCTCCTCTCAGCCTATATCCTCCTATTCCAGCATCCCGCCACCTTCTAATCATCTCGCTTCCTCTCACATCAAGCACGCTCAGGCCTCAGACCAGACCCAGCCGGACCACCTCCCGTCAGGTCACAAGGCCCAGTCCCGTGTGGCCCAGCTGGCGTGTCTTAGCGTGCAGCAGCAGCGGGCAACCCGGCATCTGCTCTCCTCCGTGTCTCGCTCGCTGGAGACGTTGGCCCAGTCGGTGCAGCTGTTGGTGGAGAGCCAGCAGGAGTTTGTCCAGGAGTCGCTGCTCCTGCAGAGGGAGACCGTAGACATCCTGAAGGACTTCTCCAACACAGCGCTGACCATGATGCGTGACAAGTCCAACAGTGGACAGGCTCGCCATCCGTCAGCTTCGAACATCTGA